A stretch of Arctopsyche grandis isolate Sample6627 chromosome 9, ASM5162203v2, whole genome shotgun sequence DNA encodes these proteins:
- the LOC143916848 gene encoding transient receptor potential channel pyrexia-like: protein MDNLRCESEVVLKAPKRSRIKSSPDHRNVSFRSFPSSDVAPNVSQSCEELPIVNIKRKTISSMSIFRRKNSKADFFDKTPSPESSTYMVVGSTPPAESAPNMFDSYEESSTELSVQVCSDAIRQDLMEQARQASIRTSLLEDLTSETFTSDDAFTTFENAPITEKNLCFLWAIFHKRWNLLEPMLQAGVDIHFSDDEGLSAVHISSFVGCLTCTNFLISKGADVNMVTKCFSPLHCAAFGNQPEIAKLLINNGASVSLQKKTKCEESILHCAVRSNAAECLQIFIAEDVDVNSIEPSGTNPIHLAADLGMTTCLEILLKSKNADVNTRTRIGDKESTALHLAADDGNLECVDLLLRNGADASLKNHRGFTALHLAAGCSSLECVESLLKNGNADPNAEDYNKRTPLHAAIRISETTFDIIETLISWGANVNQKDEYGFTPLHLASLDGLSQCVETLIYHGADVTTKAKKGNSALNVIARKTPASIEMIYNKLDDAISLHSTHHSANREVEMELDFRNILQHFHPREMAFLNTFVEEGQKEILLHPLCSAFLHIKWQKIRKYFVAKLLLNFIFVVSLSFYVLIALAHNCYNDDQMKSVNNTQIDSVNNTGNQTIDDDLCKNKSVFGIVLRKNRFVVELLWWFLATITLFEIFRKFSGIAGYYTVKQYFTQSENVIEWFVIISVFLVSCVFTNSTYTWQNHVGAFAVLAGWTNLMIMIGQLPVFGSYVAMYLKVQKEFAKLFLAYSCILIGFTVCFCVIFPSTSSFANPIIGFITVLAMMIGELATDVLDPEGENSSPFLLEFSAQITFVLFVMFVTIVMMNLLVGIAVHDIQGLMKSAELSKLVRQTKLISHMELALFYARLPHFLSKLLYWSALVSPSAYRVVLRVKPLNPGEKRLPRDILTAAYDIAKTKKPHGHTISSKGSSVTQSFKNIDNNNKATNFENPFNNVFVTLQMKVDQGNEKIEILANELRELKDLIKIKHAVLQTLLSNETNDLKN from the coding sequence ATGGATAACTTAAGGTGTGAGTCGGAGGTTGTGCTGAAGGCCCCGAAAAGGAGTCGCATCAAAAGTAGCCCGGATCACAGAAACGTCAGTTTCAGATCGTTTCCCAGCTCTGACGTCGCGCCAAACGTTTCCCAGTCCTGTGAAGAGTTGCCTATAGTTAACATTAAACGAAAGACGATCAGTTCTATGAGTATTTTTCGTAGGAAAAATTCAAAAGCTGACTTTTTCGATAAAACGCCGTCGCCTGAGAGTTCCACATATATGGTTGTCGGTTCTACACCTCCTGCTGAAAGTGCTCCAAATATGTTTGACAGCTACGAAGAATCATCGACAGAGTTGAGCGTTCAAGTATGCTCGGATGCGATTCGACAGGATCTAATGGAGCAAGCTCGACAAGCTTCAATTCGCACATCTCTCCTAGAGGATTTGACATCGGAGACATTTACATCGGACGATGCTTTTACGACTTTCGAGAATGCACCGATAACTGAAAAGAATCTCTGTTTCCTGTGGGCCATTTTTCATAAACGGTGGAATTTATTAGAGCCGATGCTGCAGGCTGGTGTTGACATTCACTTCAGTGATGATGAAGGACTGTCTGCAGTTCATATCAGCTCGTTTGTAGGCTGTTTGACGTGTACCAATTTCTTGATATCCAAAGGTGCTGATGTTAATATGGTGACAAAATGCTTCAGTCCTCTTCATTGCGCCGCTTTTGGGAACCAACCTGAGATAGCTAAACTTTTGATTAACAACGGCGCTTCAGTTTCGTTACAAAAGAAGACCAAATGCGAAGAGTCGATACTACACTGCGCTGTTAGATCGAATGCGGCGGAGTGCTTGCAGATCTTCATTGCAGAGGACGTCGACGTTAATTCGATCGAACCAAGTGGTACCAATCCAATACACTTAGCTGCTGATTTGGGGATGACGACATGTCTGGAGATATTGCTGAAAAGTAAGAACGCGGACGTGAACACCCGGACTAGGATTGGAGATAAGGAGTCGACGGCCTTGCACCTCGCAGCTGACGATGGCAACTTGGAATGTGTGGATTTATTGTTGAGGAATGGCGCTGATGCCAGCTTGAAAAATCACAGAGGATTTACTGCTTTACACCTCGCCGCAGGGTGCTCTAGTCTGGAGTGTGTGGAATCCTTATTGAAGAACGGAAACGCGGACCCCAATGCAGAAGATTACAATAAGCGCACTCCTTTACATGCCGCCATTCGCATATCAGAGACAACTTTCGATATAATCGAGACTTTGATCAGTTGGGGTGCAAATGTAAATCAAAAAGATGAGTATGGTTTCACTCCTTTGCACTTGGCTTCCTTGGACGGCCTATCGCAATGCGTCGAGACTTTGATCTACCACGGAGCTGACGTCACCACAAAAGCTAAAAAAGGAAATTCTGCTTTGAATGTGATAGCTAGGAAAACTCCTGCTTCCATAGAGATGATTTATAATAAGCTAGACGATGCTATATCATTGCATAGCACACACCACTCAGCAAATCGCGAAGTTGAAATGGAATTGGATTTCAGAAATATACTGCAGCATTTTCATCCTCGCGAGATGGCCTTTCTTAATACGTTCGTTGAAGAAGGTCAAAAGGAAATATTGTTACATCCGCTCTGTTCTGCTTTCCTGCACATCAAATGGCAGAAGATTCGCAAGTATTTCGTAGCTAAActacttttgaattttatattcgtgGTTTCTCTGTCGTTTTATGTATTGATTGCCCTGGCTCACAATTGCTACAACGACGACCAAATGAAATCGGTCAACAATACACAGATAGATAGCGTCAATAACACCGGTAATCAAACTATCGATGACGACTTGTGCAAGAACAAGTCCGTCTTTGGTATCGTGCTCCGTAAGAATCGGTTCGTCGTCGAGCTACTGTGGTGGTTTCTAGCCACGATTACCCTCTTCGAAATATTCCGGAAGTTTTCTGGCATAGCGGGATACTATACAGTGAAGCAATACTTTACCCAGTCGGAAAATGTAATCGAGTGGTTTGTCATCATCAGTGTGTTTTTGGTATCGTGCGTGTTTACAAACAGCACATACACGTGGCAGAACCACGTGGGGGCTTTCGCCGTCTTAGCGGGATGGACTAATCTCATGATTATGATAGGACAATTGCCAGTTTTCGGATCGTACGTCGCCATGTATCTGAAGGTTCAAAAGGAGTTCGCCAAATTGTTCCTAGCTTATTCTTGCATATTGATTGGATTCACGGTCTGCTTCTGCGTTATATTCCCATCTACGTCATCGTTCGCCAATCCTATCATAGGCTTCATCACAGTCCTCGCTATGATGATAGGAGAATTAGCCACGGATGTACTAGATCCCGAGGGCGAAAACTCTTCGCCATTTCTGCTAGAGTTTTCAGCACAAATTACATTCGTTTTATTCGTCATGTTCGTCACTATCGTCATGATGAATCTTCTCGTTGGTATTGCCGTCCACGATATACAAGGATTGATGAAATCCGCTGAATTATCGAAGCTCGTACGACAGACAAAATTGATATCACACATGGAACTGGCACTCTTCTATGCACGCCTACCtcattttttgtcaaaattacTTTATTGGTCCGCTCTGGTGTCTCCGAGTGCTTATAGGGTGGTTTTACGCGTGAAACCGTTAAACCCTGGTGAGAAACGTTTACCGAGAGACATACTGACCGCAGCTTATGACATTGCCAAGACGAAAAAACCTCACGGACATACGATATCGTCAAAGGGATCGTCTGTGACACAGTCCTTTAAAAATATCGACAACAATAACAAAGCGACTAACTTTGAGAACCCTTTCAACAATGTATTTGTGACTCTTCAAATGAAAGTAGACCAAGGAAATGAGAAAATAGAAATTCTTGCGAACGAACTCAGAGAATTGAAAGAtctcattaaaattaaacatgcAGTGTTGCAAACGTTGCTCTCAAATGAGacgaatgatttaaaaaattaa
- the LOC143916576 gene encoding transient receptor potential channel pyrexia-like has protein sequence MDNLACEESGVVPKVLKRSRINSNPDSRTVSFNSGEFPNSAVVEELHVVNNKRKTISSSSIFRRKDSKVNLFDKMPSSESSEYMVVGSSPPAESAPNMFDNYEESSTELSVQVCSETIRQDLMEQARQASIRTSLLEDLTSATFTSDDAFKTFENAPLIEKNLCFLWAIFHKRWDLSEAMLRAGADIHFSDVEGLSAVHISSFVGCLACTNFLISKGADVNMVTKCFSPLHCAAFGNQPEIAKLLINNGALVSLQKKTKCEESILHCAVRSNAAECLQIFIAENVDVNSIEPSGTNPIHLAAELGMTRCLEILLKSKNLKVNTWTRIGDKELTALHLAADDGNLECVDLLLKNGADAKLKNHRGLTALHLAAKCSSQECVDSLLKNGNADPNAEDYNKRTPLHAAIRKSEAAFDIIETLISWGANVNQKDEYGFTPLHLASLDGLSRCVETLIYHGADVTTKAKKGNCVLNVITRKTPASIEMIYNKLDDAISLHNIHHSANREIEMELDFRYILQNFHPREMAFLNTFVEESQKEILLHPLCSAFLHIKWQKIRKYFIAKLLLNFIFVVLLSLYVLVALANNCYNDEQMILVNNTQIDSVNNTGNQTRYLCKDKVILGNMFQDNRFIIKMLWGFLATITIFEIFRKLSGIAGYRTVKQYFSQLDNLIEWFVIISVLLVSCVFTERTYEWQNHVGAFAVLAGWTNLMMMIGQLPVFGSYVAMYRKVQKEFAKLFLAYSCILIGFTVCFCVIFPSTSSFANPIIGFITVLAMMIGELATDVLDPEGENSSPFLLEFSAQITFVLFVMFVTIVMMNLLVGIAVHDIQGLMKSAELSTLVRQTKLISHMELALFNKYLPHFLSKLLHWSALVSPRAYRVVLSVKPLNPSEKRLPKDIMEAAYDIAKTKKPHGHTISSKGSSVTQSFKKFDNNNKLANYENPYNNMFVALQMKVDQGNDKIEMLSSELRELKDLIKMKNVMLQTTLSNNVKNDSKH, from the coding sequence ATGGATAATTTAGCGTGTGAGGAGTCGGGAGTTGTCCCGAAAGTCCTGAAAAGAAGTCGCATCAATAGTAACCCAGATTCAAGAACTGTCAGCTTCAATTCTGGAGAGTTTCCCAATTCCGCCGTCGTTGAAGAGTTACATGTAGTTAATAACAAGCGAAAGACCATCAGTTCTTCTAGTATATTTCGGAGGAAAGATTCAAAAGTGAACCTCTTCGATAAAATGCCATCGTCTGAGAGTTCCGAATACATGGTCGTCGGCTCTTCACCTCCAGCTGAAAGTGCTCCAAACATGTTCGACAACTACGAAGAATCATCGACGGAGTTGAGTGTTCAAGTATGCTCGGAAACGATCCGACAGGATCTAATGGAGCAAGCTCGACAAGCTTCAATTCGCACATCCCTTTTGGAGGATTTGACATCGGCGACATTTACATCGGACGACGCTTTTAAGACTTTCGAGAATGCGCCTTTAATTGAAAAGAATCTCTGTTTCCTCTGGGCCATTTTTCATAAACGGTGGGATTTGTCAGAGGCGATGCTGCGAGCTGGTGCCGACATTCACTTTAGTGACGTTGAAGGATTGTCGGCAGTGCATATCAGCTCGTTTGTAGGCTGTTTGGCGTGTACCAATTTCTTGATATCCAAAGGTGCTGATGTTAATATGGTGACAAAATGCTTCAGTCCTCTTCATTGCGCCGCTTTCGGGAACCAACCTGAGATAGCTAAACTTTTGATTAACAACGGCGCTTTAGTTTCGTTACAAAAGAAGACCAAATGCGAAGAGTCGATACTACACTGCGCTGTTAGATCGAACGCTGCGGAGTGCTTGCAGATCTTCATTGCAGAGAACGTCGACGTTAATTCGATCGAACCTAGTGGTACCAATCCAATACACTTAGCTGCCGAGTTGGGAATGACGAGATGTTTGGAGATATTGCTGAAGAGCAAGAACTTAAAGGTGAACACTTGGACTAGGATCGGGGATAAGGAGTTGACAGCTTTGCATCTCGCCGCCGACGACGGCAACTTGGAATGTGTggatttattgttgaaaaatggTGCGGAtgctaaattgaaaaatcacagAGGACTTACTGCTTTACACCTAGCCGCGAAATGCTCCAGTCAGGAGTGTGTTGATTCCTTGCTGAAGAACGGAAACGCTGATCCTAATGCAGAAGATTATAATAAACGCACCCCTTTACACGCCGCCATACGAAAATCAGAGGCAGCTTTTGATATAATCGAGACATTGATCAGTTGGGGTGCAAACGTTAATCAAAAAGATGAGTATGGCTTCACTCCTTTGCATTTGGCCTCCTTGGACGGTCTGTCACGATGTGTAGAGACATTGATCTACCACGGAGCTGACGTCACTACAAAGGCTAAAAAGGGAAATTGCGTTTTGAATGTGATAACTAGGAAAACTCCTGCTTCAATAGAGATGATCTATAATAAGTTGGACGACGCTATATCATTGCATAACATACACCACTCGGCAAACCGTGAAATTGAAATGGAATTGGATTTCAGATATATACTGCAGAATTTTCACCCTCGCGAAATGGCCTTTCTTAATACGTTTGTTGAAGAAAGTCAAAAGGAAATATTGTTACATCCGCTCTGTTCTGCTTTCTTGCACATCAAATGGCAGAAGATTCGGAAGTATTTCATAGCGAAActacttttgaattttatattcgtgGTTTTATTGTCATTGTATGTGCTGGTTGCCCTAGCCAACAATTGCTACAACGACGAGCAAATGATATTGGTCAACAATACACAGATAGATAGTGTCAATAACACCGGTAACCAAACCAGATACCTGTGCAAGGATAAGGTTATCTTGGGCAACATGTTTCAGGACAATCGGTTCATCATCAAGATGCTGTGGGGGTTTCTTGCGACGATAACTATCTTCGAAATATTCCGGAAACTATCTGGCATAGCGGGATATCGTACAGTGAAACAATACTTTAGCCAGTTGGACAATTTAATAGAGTGGTTCGTCATTATAAGTGTGCTTTTGGTATCGTGTGTGTTCACAGAGAGAACATACGAATGGCAGAATCATGTAGGAGCTTTCGCCGTGTTGGCGGGATGGACTAACCTCATGATGATGATTGGGCAGTTGCCAGTTTTCGGATCATACGTTGCCATGTATCGAAAGGTTCAAAAGGAGTTTGCTAAACTGTTCCTAGCTTATTCGTGCATATTGATTGGATTCACCGTCTGCTTTTGCGTTATATTCCCATCTACGTCATCGTTCGCCAATCCTATCATAGGCTTCATCACAGTCCTCGCTATGATGATAGGAGAATTAGCCACGGATGTACTAGATCCCGAGGGCGAAAACTCTTCGCCATTTCTGCTAGAGTTTTCAGCACAAATTACATTCGTTTTATTCGTCATGTTCGTCACTATCGTCATGATGAATCTTCTCGTTGGTATTGCCGTCCATGATATACAAGGATTGATGAAATCAGCTGAATTATCAACGCTTGTACGACAAACAAAATTGATATCACACATGGAACTGGCACTCTTCAATAAGTATTTGCCtcattttttgtcaaaattacTTCATTGGTCCGCGCTCGTCTCTCCACGTGCTTATAGGGTAGTTTTAAGTGTCAAACCGTTAAACCCAAGTGAAAAACGTTTACCGAAAGACATAATGGAGGCAGCTTATGACATTGCTAAAACCAAGAAACCTCATGGCCATACGATATCGTCAAAGGGATCGTCTGTGACACAGTccttcaaaaaattcgacaacaaTAACAAACTGGCCAACTATGAGAACCCTTACAACAATATGTTTGTGGCTTTACAAATGAAAGTAGACCAAGGAAACGATAAAATAGAAATGCTGTCGAGCGAACTCAGGGAATTAAAAGATCTcatcaaaatgaaaaatgtaatgTTGCAAACGACGCTCTCAAATAATGTAAAGAACGATTCAAAACATTAA